One part of the Saprospiraceae bacterium genome encodes these proteins:
- a CDS encoding T9SS type A sorting domain-containing protein — protein MKITTSLNLYIILFLMATTNAVNAGIVFDGGLSTNAPPPVIGGFLMTPFPADTRALFNDETQVPVPARCVRNLEFSEAASHRVIQNGWATWSHGYLGDVYFVTSQTVTISLPSKTNAFYCYIESNDFAVYTVEAAANDGTTSGPIPVSGNAGATGFAFYTSGNCNLTSITITVGTGSSGFAVGEFGINLECCGASGALACKNVNVSLDEFCQALITPQMLLTGDYICYDAFKVELTHYGKPVGNPIDSHYLNQHIIATVLDTITGNSCWSDILIEDKLAPSIICRADTTDCYTFQHDFPLNYEGSDCSHYTVKTINEQVEHFECNDEYLKAVYREILITDYNGNTDQCTDTILVERIKAEDVYLPDTEVTLYCEFQYSTDENGHPSPYITGLPYTYTHDGSLIYIWPLNLLLDCNILVSYEDLDLGEINCVRKIMRSWTVREWWCNTEITRTQLQIIIIKDTTAPVITHAPYGFEATTGRRDCEARVLLPSIEAEDACHNKLRIDVAYPGGILLGQNGGYVNLPVGEDTIYYRVYDGCYNLTEHYIIIHVRDETEPVAVCDRNTVVALNQSGYNWVPAEIFDDGSFDECALHHFEVRRMDPNTCGTRGEDDWGPEVGFCCEDVGKTVMVGFKAIDHSGNEAICMVNVEVQDKEAPQISCPPNITVDCRFDIDFNNLDVFGKVVTEQADRDTIIIDPIYWHQIGGHPLDGLAKDNCPPTIVNTPDFSNINQCGLGYIIRYFNAEDLQGNVSNYCSQFITIINHDTFDINDIDFPDDYATSGICNPAELLPERLTYPYNKPVVNDDECSLIGYSYHDHVLSATLPGDPCFKIIRVWKVIDWCQRDIDGNVIIWTDTQYIKVTNLIDPIIKRVSQDTVICSYDVNCRPIPVIFSIEASDDCTDSTLMLYTYKIDLDSDGTIDIVRAGIGENVAQGVWPIGKHIVKWEVEDRCGNTAKASFILDLRNCKPPTAYCLNGLSTNLTPMDLDGDGIPDTAMDSVWAKDFDAGSYHNCGYYVSLSFSSDTNDKYIVYDCDSIGKRDVELWVTDVNGNTSYCRTFIIIQDNSGFCPPTIKNSDVNGLVSTEKADRVQNVTIELLNGGMQEVKTDIEGKYAFNQIANGQTMTVMPSKTDGWLNGVTTADIVKIQRHILGLEPLSSAYKMIAADVNKSKTITSKDVSDLRRLILGITNEISGNTSWRFVHQLYSFNELSNALNESFPESYQINPLNADMQLDFYAIKTGDVNENAVTKGFNATQSRSKQVLELQTEELKLNKEESGELEMRVLNGSGYEGLQFSLQWDVKQLEVLGVEVNGELRIRDDNYSLQGIGEGKLSFSWNGGMKDGDWIIRIQVRAKAALRVSEVMVLNSVITPALSVVKGSEEEGNVVLSYRGMLEEEFVVLQNEPNPWTHQTSIGMLLPQNGEVTISVYDITGKVYLKERKEMRKGYNEYSLDKSQLPNAGVYYYQVDYRNNTITKKMVIID, from the coding sequence ATGAAAATTACTACTTCGCTGAATTTGTATATTATTTTATTTTTAATGGCTACAACCAATGCAGTTAATGCAGGGATTGTATTTGATGGAGGTTTAAGTACAAATGCACCTCCACCTGTAATTGGTGGTTTTCTTATGACTCCATTTCCAGCGGACACAAGAGCGCTTTTTAATGATGAAACTCAAGTTCCTGTACCTGCGAGATGTGTACGTAATCTTGAATTTTCAGAGGCAGCCAGTCATAGGGTAATTCAGAATGGTTGGGCGACTTGGTCTCATGGATATTTAGGAGATGTATATTTTGTAACTAGTCAAACAGTGACAATAAGCTTACCCTCAAAAACAAATGCTTTTTATTGTTATATTGAATCTAATGATTTTGCAGTATATACTGTTGAGGCCGCAGCAAATGACGGTACCACTTCCGGACCAATTCCAGTTAGTGGAAATGCCGGTGCTACAGGGTTCGCTTTTTATACCTCAGGGAATTGTAATTTAACTTCCATTACCATCACAGTGGGAACAGGATCCAGTGGATTTGCAGTAGGTGAGTTTGGAATTAATTTGGAATGTTGTGGGGCTAGTGGTGCATTAGCTTGTAAGAATGTAAATGTTTCACTAGATGAGTTTTGTCAAGCACTAATTACACCTCAAATGTTATTGACAGGTGATTATATTTGCTATGATGCATTTAAAGTAGAATTAACGCATTATGGCAAACCTGTTGGCAATCCGATCGATTCGCATTATTTAAATCAGCATATTATAGCAACCGTTTTAGACACCATAACAGGTAATTCCTGTTGGAGTGATATATTGATAGAGGATAAGTTAGCTCCATCGATAATATGCAGAGCGGATACTACAGATTGTTATACATTTCAACACGACTTTCCATTAAACTATGAAGGATCTGATTGTAGTCATTATACTGTAAAGACAATCAATGAACAGGTTGAGCATTTTGAATGTAATGATGAATATTTAAAGGCTGTGTACAGAGAAATATTGATCACGGATTATAATGGGAATACGGATCAATGTACAGATACGATCTTAGTAGAGCGAATCAAAGCAGAAGATGTTTATTTACCAGATACTGAAGTAACCTTATATTGCGAATTTCAATATTCTACAGATGAGAATGGTCACCCAAGTCCATATATAACTGGCTTACCCTATACCTATACGCACGATGGAAGTTTGATCTATATATGGCCTCTTAATCTTTTACTGGATTGTAATATATTAGTGAGTTATGAAGATTTAGATTTAGGGGAGATCAATTGTGTGCGCAAGATCATGCGGAGCTGGACGGTACGGGAATGGTGGTGTAATACAGAAATAACAAGAACACAATTACAAATAATAATAATAAAAGACACAACGGCACCGGTCATTACCCATGCACCGTATGGATTTGAAGCGACGACTGGAAGAAGAGATTGCGAAGCGAGAGTGTTATTGCCGAGTATTGAAGCGGAAGATGCATGTCATAATAAATTGAGAATTGATGTAGCCTATCCAGGTGGAATATTATTAGGTCAGAATGGCGGTTATGTAAATTTACCAGTAGGAGAAGATACCATATATTATAGAGTTTATGATGGCTGTTATAATTTGACGGAGCATTATATAATAATCCATGTACGGGATGAAACAGAACCAGTAGCAGTGTGTGATCGCAATACGGTGGTAGCCTTAAATCAAAGTGGTTATAATTGGGTACCGGCAGAAATATTTGATGATGGAAGTTTTGATGAATGTGCCTTGCATCATTTTGAAGTGCGCCGAATGGATCCAAACACATGTGGAACCCGCGGAGAAGATGATTGGGGTCCGGAAGTAGGCTTTTGTTGTGAGGATGTAGGCAAGACTGTGATGGTAGGATTTAAAGCCATAGACCATAGTGGTAATGAAGCGATCTGTATGGTGAATGTAGAAGTACAGGATAAAGAAGCACCGCAGATAAGTTGTCCACCAAATATTACAGTGGATTGCAGATTTGATATAGATTTCAATAATTTAGATGTATTTGGAAAAGTAGTAACGGAACAAGCAGATCGGGATACGATCATAATAGATCCAATTTACTGGCATCAAATCGGAGGCCATCCATTAGATGGTTTGGCAAAAGATAATTGTCCACCGACAATCGTCAATACACCTGATTTTAGCAATATAAATCAATGTGGTCTAGGCTATATTATAAGATATTTTAATGCAGAAGATTTACAGGGTAATGTGAGTAATTATTGTAGCCAGTTTATTACGATAATTAATCACGATACGTTTGATATCAACGACATTGATTTTCCGGATGATTACGCGACGTCCGGAATCTGTAATCCAGCTGAATTATTACCGGAGCGATTAACTTATCCATATAATAAGCCGGTAGTAAATGATGATGAATGTAGTTTAATAGGTTACAGTTATCATGATCATGTATTGTCAGCGACCCTACCGGGAGATCCATGTTTTAAAATCATCCGGGTATGGAAAGTAATTGATTGGTGTCAACGCGATATCGATGGCAATGTAATTATCTGGACAGATACCCAATATATAAAAGTAACAAATCTGATAGATCCGATAATCAAACGGGTAAGTCAGGATACAGTGATCTGTAGTTATGATGTAAACTGTCGTCCGATACCGGTAATTTTTTCGATTGAAGCCAGTGATGATTGCACGGATTCGACATTGATGTTGTATACGTATAAGATAGATTTAGATAGTGATGGAACGATAGATATCGTGCGAGCAGGAATTGGAGAGAATGTAGCGCAAGGGGTATGGCCAATTGGAAAGCATATCGTAAAATGGGAAGTAGAAGATCGGTGTGGAAATACAGCGAAAGCAAGTTTCATATTGGATTTACGAAATTGCAAACCACCGACAGCGTATTGTTTAAATGGATTATCTACGAATTTAACACCGATGGATTTAGACGGAGATGGGATACCAGATACGGCAATGGATTCTGTATGGGCAAAAGATTTTGATGCAGGTTCGTATCACAATTGTGGATATTATGTGAGTTTAAGTTTTTCATCCGATACGAATGATAAATATATCGTGTACGATTGCGATAGTATTGGAAAACGGGATGTAGAATTATGGGTAACGGATGTGAATGGAAATACGTCGTATTGCCGGACGTTTATAATCATCCAGGACAATAGTGGATTTTGTCCACCGACGATAAAGAATTCAGATGTAAACGGCTTGGTAAGTACAGAAAAAGCAGATCGGGTACAAAATGTAACAATTGAATTGTTGAATGGCGGGATGCAGGAAGTAAAAACGGATATAGAAGGCAAGTATGCATTTAACCAAATAGCAAACGGACAAACGATGACGGTGATGCCAAGTAAAACAGATGGCTGGTTGAATGGAGTCACGACGGCAGATATTGTAAAGATACAGCGTCATATATTAGGCTTAGAACCCTTGAGTTCGGCGTATAAGATGATAGCAGCAGATGTGAATAAGAGTAAGACGATCACCTCGAAAGATGTATCAGATTTGCGAAGATTGATATTAGGAATAACGAATGAGATATCGGGAAATACGAGTTGGAGATTTGTACATCAGTTGTATTCGTTTAATGAATTGAGTAATGCATTGAATGAAAGTTTTCCAGAGAGTTATCAGATCAATCCATTGAATGCAGATATGCAATTAGATTTTTATGCAATCAAGACAGGAGATGTAAATGAGAATGCAGTAACGAAAGGCTTCAATGCAACGCAGAGTAGAAGTAAACAAGTACTGGAATTACAGACAGAGGAATTGAAGTTAAATAAAGAGGAGTCAGGAGAATTAGAAATGAGAGTATTAAATGGAAGTGGATATGAAGGCCTTCAATTTAGTTTACAGTGGGATGTCAAACAACTGGAAGTATTAGGAGTAGAAGTAAATGGAGAATTGAGAATACGCGACGATAATTATTCACTGCAAGGAATTGGAGAAGGCAAGCTAAGCTTTAGTTGGAATGGTGGGATGAAGGATGGAGATTGGATCATAAGAATACAAGTGAGAGCAAAAGCAGCATTGCGAGTATCGGAAGTGATGGTATTAAATTCAGTAATTACGCCAGCGTTATCGGTAGTTAAGGGAAGTGAAGAAGAAGGTAATGTAGTGTTGAGTTACCGGGGCATGCTGGAAGAAGAATTTGTAGTATTACAGAATGAACCAAATCCATGGACGCATCAGACGAGTATCGGAATGTTGTTACCACAAAATGGAGAAGTAACCATAAGTGTATATGACATTACGGGTAAAGTATACTTAAAGGAAAGGAAAGAGATGCGTAAAGGCTATAATGAATATAGTCTGGATAAATCACAATTACCAAATGCAGGAGTGTATTATTATCAGGTAGATTATAGGAATAATACAATTACAAAAAAGATGGTCATTATAGATTAA